Genomic DNA from Caldicellulosiruptor hydrothermalis 108:
CGTGAGTATTTAGTTTAATTGACCCTACAAGCTTTTAAGGAGGAAAAGGAAGATGCAGTCATCTAAGAAAGGAATCTGGGCAACAATCTACAACCAGCGCCAGCTAATTGTTCTTACATTTCCTTTTTTGATTATGGTGCTGATTTTTAACTACTTTCCACTGTGGGGCTGGCTACTAGCTTTCAAAGACTACAAACCTTATCTTGGTTTTCAAAATTCAGAGTGGGTTGGATTCAAAAACTTTGCAGACCTATTTTCAGACGTTTATTTTTTCCAGGCGCTTAGAAATACCTTGGTCATAAGCTGTTTGAAGCTCATTTTTAACTTTTTGTCATCCATTACGTTTGCAATACTTTTGAATGAGATTAAAAACATGCTGTTTAAAAGGACAGTGCAGACAATTTCGTACCTTCCACACTTTGTTTCATGGGTTGTTGCGGCAAATATTGTATACACAGTGCTTTCACCTGACTATGGGATAATAAACGAACTTCTTGTCAAATTCCATATTCTAAAAGAACCAATTAACTTTTTGGGCGAACCTCAATATTTCTGGTTCATTGCACCAATTACTGAGGTTTGGAAAGAGATGGGCTGGAACGCAATTATATACTTGGCTGCAATGACAAACATCGACCCCCAGCTTTATGAGGCTGCAAGCATAGACGGTGCAGGCAGGCTAAAGAGAATATGGTATATAACCTTGCCAGGTATTCTACCAACTGTCAAGATTCTTCTTATCATGAACGTTGGATGGATTTTGAACGCTGGGTTTGAACAGATGTACCTTTTGCAAAGGCCATCAACTTTAGACTATTCAGATATCCTTGAGACGTACATCTTAAGATATGGTATTGGCAGTGGAAGATGGTCATATGCAACAGCAGCTGGTATTTTCAACTCAGTTGTGAGCTTGATTCTGGTTACAACTGCAAACAGAATAGCATCTAAAATTGGCGAAGGCGAAAGGGTATTTTAAAAAACTTTACTGAGAGGTGTTCTTGAAGTGCAGACATCAGCAAAGTACAGGACAACAGAGGATTTAGTCATTGACATTGTGGTATACACAGTCATGATAATCGTGATGATTGCAACACTCTATCCTTTTTGGAATATACTTGCTATTTCTCTTAACGATGCGCTTGATTCCATAAGAGGTGGAATATATCTGTGGCCAAGAAAATTTACACTTAACAACTATAGAGTCATCCTCAGCAATCCTGACATATACCATGCAACCCTCATATCAGTTTTGAGAGCTGTTATAGGAAGCCTCACAAATGTTCTTTCATGTTTGATGGTTGCATACGCAATTAGCCGAAAGGACTACATATTCAGAAGGTTTATCTCCAAAGTTATAGTGTTTACAATGTATTTTAGCGGTGGTCTTATTCCCACCTACCTTCTTATGAAAAACCTCCACCTTGTTGGAACGTTCTGGGTATACATTTTGCCTGGTATGGTAAGTGCGTTCAATATAATTGTGATAAGAAGCTATATAGACGGACTTCCTCAAAGTCTTATTGAATCAGCCAAGATTGACGGTGCAAGCGAATACAGGATACTTTTTCAAATTATTATGCCGCTTTGTCTTCCGGTTTTAGCAACTGTAACGCTTTGGGTTGCGGTTGGTCAGTGGAATGCATGGTTTGATACATTCCTGTATAACTCCGGCAAGCCAGAGCTTTCTACTTTGCAATTTGAGCTTCAAAAGATATTACAGTCTGTTCAGTCTGCATCAACCAACCCTGACTTCTCAGCATCACTTACATCATCAGGTAGAACTGTAACACCAACTGCTATTCGTGCAACCATGACAGTTGTTGCAACACTGCCCATACTTTTTGTATATCCGTTCCTGCAAAGATATTTCATACACGGTCTTACAATTGGTAGTATAAAAGAGTGAAGAAGAGTGTGTTATAATTAAATCAATATTCTCTTAGCTTAAAAGAAGATGGAAAGATTCATGCGCAAAGTAATTAAGATTATAAACGATATTCCTCTGTTTAAGAAGATATTTT
This window encodes:
- a CDS encoding ABC transporter permease, translating into MQSSKKGIWATIYNQRQLIVLTFPFLIMVLIFNYFPLWGWLLAFKDYKPYLGFQNSEWVGFKNFADLFSDVYFFQALRNTLVISCLKLIFNFLSSITFAILLNEIKNMLFKRTVQTISYLPHFVSWVVAANIVYTVLSPDYGIINELLVKFHILKEPINFLGEPQYFWFIAPITEVWKEMGWNAIIYLAAMTNIDPQLYEAASIDGAGRLKRIWYITLPGILPTVKILLIMNVGWILNAGFEQMYLLQRPSTLDYSDILETYILRYGIGSGRWSYATAAGIFNSVVSLILVTTANRIASKIGEGERVF
- a CDS encoding carbohydrate ABC transporter permease produces the protein MQTSAKYRTTEDLVIDIVVYTVMIIVMIATLYPFWNILAISLNDALDSIRGGIYLWPRKFTLNNYRVILSNPDIYHATLISVLRAVIGSLTNVLSCLMVAYAISRKDYIFRRFISKVIVFTMYFSGGLIPTYLLMKNLHLVGTFWVYILPGMVSAFNIIVIRSYIDGLPQSLIESAKIDGASEYRILFQIIMPLCLPVLATVTLWVAVGQWNAWFDTFLYNSGKPELSTLQFELQKILQSVQSASTNPDFSASLTSSGRTVTPTAIRATMTVVATLPILFVYPFLQRYFIHGLTIGSIKE